ACGATGGAAATCTGCATGTGCAACTGATCGTCGACCGCACAGGCAGCGCCCGCCCGCGCGAAGTGCTCGCAGCGCTCGGCGTGTCCGACCTGGAGTATGAAGGTTGTTTTTTAACACGTACAAAAGTGGAGATCGAGTGAACTGCCATTTTCAGCGCGCTCCATCCTCCGCCAAACCATCAATTCTCAGAAAGAAACCCACTCTCATGAAGCAAGAAATGTTGATCAACGTCTCGCAGCCGGAAGAATGTCGGATTGCGGTCGTTGAAGATGGAATCCTCGAAGAGCTCTATATCGAACGCAGCAGTGCCGACAATTATGTCGGCAACATCTATAAAGGCAAAGTGGTAAACATCGAGCCGAGCATCCAAGCGGCATTCGTCGATTTCGGCGTCGGCCGCAACGGATTTTTGCATATCAGCGACGTCGAATCGCAATATTTTCGCCAGGGGGGTTACGACCCCGATGCGCCGATCGAGCGCGGTGGCCGCGGCGACCGGCGCGATCGCCCCTGGCGGCACGACGAACCACAGGCCGTCGGCGAATCCGTTGCCAATGGCAACGGCGACCTCGAAGCCGATGCCGATGACGAAGATTTCGATGAAGACGGCCCGCGCCGCAATCGACGCAGCCGACCTGGAATGCGTCCCCGCATCAAGCCGCCGATCCAAGATATTCTTCGTCGCGGTGACGAACTGCTCGTGCAAGTCATCAAGGAGGGCATTGGCACCAAAGGCCCAACGCTTTCCACGTATATCAGTATTCCAGGCCGCTATCTGGTGTTGATGCCGGCGCTGGGCCGCGTCGGTGTGTCGCGCAAGATCGAGGACGACGTCGCTCGCCGCAAGCTCCGAGACATCATGAACGAGCTGAATCCGCCTCGCGGCTTGGGATTTATCGTCCGCACGGCCGGCGTCGATCGCACCAAGAAAGAAATTTCGCGCGACTTGGCCTATCTGTTGCGGCTGTGGAAGGTGATCTCGCGGCGGATCAAGAAGCATCCAGCGCCGGTCACGATCTATGAAGAAAGCGACATGATCATTCGCACGATCCGCGATATGTTCACCGGCGAAGTCGACTCGATCTTCATCGACGAGCCGAGCGCTTACGAACGCGCCAAAGAATTTTTGCAAATCGTCATGCCCCGGTATGTGAGCCGACTCCAACTCTACGAAGGCCGCGAGCCGCTATTTCACAAATACAGCATTGAAACGGAAATTACGAAAATTCAGCAGCGCAAAGTGCCACTCAAGCAGGGCGGATCGATCGTGGTCGATCAAACGGAGGCGCTCGTGGCCATCGACGTCAATAGCGGCAACTTCCGCGCCGAAGACAGCGCTGAGGAAACCGCCTACCAAATGAATCTGCTAGCCGCGAAGGAAATCGCCCGGCAGTTGCGGTTGCGCGACTTGGGCGGCGTGATTGTGAACGACTTCATCGATATGCGCAAGGAACGACATCGCCGCAACGTGGAACGCGCCTTGCGCGAAGCCATGCGCCGCGACCGCGCCCGGACGAAAATCTTGCGGACCAGCCCCTTCGGACTGATCGAAATGACTCGCCAGCGAATCCGTCCCAGCCTGAAGCGCAGCGTGTACCGAGAATGTCCTTGCTGCACCGGCACAGGGGTCGTCAAGACGGCGGAAAGCATGGCGATTGAAGTGGTGCGGTTACTTGCCTTCGCTGCCCAACGAGAGGGGGTCGCTCGAGTGTCCGTAACCGTCGCGGAAGAGGTCGCCAACTATCTTCACAATAAAAAACGCCGAGAAATTGCTCACTTAGAAGACCAGGGGAATATGAATATCCAGGTCTACGGCCGCGAAGGAGCGGCCCCCGAGCACCTGCTGATGGAGTGCCTCGATGCTGGCGGCCGAGAAGTAAAACTGCCGGCGGCCGCGACCACCGTCTCGACCGCTCGGTGAGAATCGAGTAGACTGGCAGATTACCCATTTTGCTATCGTCTGCGGGAGTGAATTGCCATGTATGCCATTGTGACCGACGGTTCTCGACAGCTCAAAGTCGAAGAAGGCCAAGTGCTGGATATCGACTTTCGAGATGTTCAGACCGGAGAAACGATTACCTTTGAACGCGTATTAGCCATCGGCGATTGCGACAGCCCGCAGATCGGCCAGCCCCTTGTCTCAGGCGCAAATGTGACGGCCGAAGTTCTAGGTCCAACGCAAGGCCCCAAGTTGTACGTGCAAAAGTTCCGCCGCCGCAAGAACTCGCGCCGCCGCACGGGACATCGTCAATTGCATACCCAAGTGCGGATCAGCAAGGTCACGACATAGCCTGGTGGCGACCGCTTAATTGGCATTGGCAAGCTTCCAGGAATTTCTCCTCGGCAGCTACTTCAACTCGCCAATTGCCCGCTGAAAAATTCCGCAATCCGGGGCTGGCATCTCGGCCAACTGCAAACGTAGCGCGCGGCGAACTGAGACCATTTGACGTTATGCGTTCACCAGTTCTGCCATCGCTTGCAGAATGTTGTCTTCCGACAAAACTCCCAAGAGCAGGCGCGAGCGATCGACCACCGGCAACACTCGGGCGCGATGTTCGAGTAGCGTGAGCGCCGCCGTGCTTAGCGTCGATTCTGGATACAGCACCGGCAAAGACTGCAGCAACTGATGCACCGGCATTGCTTTCATCCGTTGGGCCTCTGGCTCGGAAGATTCCAAGTACAGGGCCAATCGCATGGCCGTTCGCGAGAGAATTCCAAGCGGACGATACTTCCGCACGGCCACTACATATTCTTGAGCGTGCCATTCGGCCGCTTCAAACGCACGTTCCAGCGTATCGTCCGCATCGATCGTATGGCCAGGCGAGCGCATCCGATGCCGAATGGGCTCGTTGTGTCCCGGCCAGCTTCCATAGGCAACCTTCTTGAGAAAATCGAGACCACAGATCGAGCCGGCGAGTTGACCGCGTTGCGTTACAGGAATCGAATGAAACCGATGGGCAACCATCGCTTGTAGGGCGGCCTCATCAGAATCGGCTCCCTCAACGCTCATCACCTGCCGCGACATCACGTGAGCAACCGTCCGCTGACCGAACAATTCGCGCGATCCAGATTCGCTTTTTGCGCCCGCCTGATAGGCGGCATGGGCGAGATCGCGCCGGCTGACCAGTCCGACAATTTTCCCGTCATCATCCACCACCGGTAACTGGCGGATTTCGGTTTGTTCCAGCAACTCACGCAATTGGTCGATAGTCGTGTCCAACTTCGCGGCGATACATCCAACTCGAAGCACGCTGGTCGTGGCATTGGCAAGCATCGTATCTCCCCAGTAACGTCGCTGTAGAGCGGTTCAGACAAGCGTAGAATAAGGGATGGCCCTCCGAGGTTCTGATGAATTTTTCTCCAGACTTCCACCTAACCGCGGCTAATTGACCGTTTTTTTCGTTACATCGCGAAAAATCGGCCCAGCCCTTGCGAAAGCCCCGTTTGCGCGACCGCCCCGGCGCTGCAATAATAGGTTGTTTCAACAATCGGCTACGGACAAACTTCCATTCCCAGACCTTTCGAAATTTCTTCATGCCTGACTTCAAACTGCCCGACTTGGGCGAAAATATCGATTCTGGCGACGTCGTCTCTGTCATGGTCGCCGAGGGCGACTTCATTAAAACCAATCAAGACGTGCTGGAACTTGAAACCGAGAAAGCCGTCATCGCGGTACCGTCCGACACAGCCGGCAAAGTCACTAAGATTCACGTGGCCAAGGGACAAACCGTCAAGCCCGGACAGGTGATCTTGTCGGTTGCCCCTGCGCCAGTAGCCGCGCCAACCACTGTGAAGGCACCAGCGCCGAAATCCACTGCACCGGCCGCAAAACCTGTACCTGCGAAACCTGCGGCGACCGCCACTAGTAAGCCAATACCACAAGTGCCGGCAGCAAAGGCGGCCGAGCCCGTCGCCGCCACGACTCGAACGCCCCATGAACCGCCGCCACGACTCCAGCCGCGCGAAGAGAATGGTCACAGCTCTTCGCCAGCGTCGAAGCCACGGCCCGGCGAAACCGACGAAGGTTCGACCATCGCAGCACTTGCCGCCCCCGCCGGCCCTGCCGTCCGGCGCTTGGCTCGCGAACTTGGCGTGGATTTGAACCGGGTCCGGGGCACCAGCGCAGATGGCCGCATTACACGCGAAGACGTCATCAACGCCGTCCGCCAAGCAAATGCCGTCGCGTCCACTGCGGCAGGATTCAGCGAATTGGCCGGCGCATCCGACGTCGACGGCTATGGTCCAGTCCACCGTGAGACGATGACCAAAATCCGTAAGACGATTGCCACGAACATGGTCCGCTCGGTTTCGACGATTCCGCATCTGACGAATTTCGACGATGCCGATATTACCGAGCTTGAAGACCTGCGAAAAGACAGCGCCGCCAGCTACACCGACTCCGGCATCAAGTTGACTTCGTTGGCCTTTGTGCTGAAGGCCGTTGCTCTGGCGCTGAAACAGCACCCGACGCTGAATGCGTCGCTCGACATGGAAGCGGGGGAGGTCATCTACAAGCATTACGTGAATCTCGGCGTCGCCGTCGATACCGACCGCGGCCTGATCGTTCCCGTACTGCGAGGCGTCGATCGCATGTCGATCCCACAAATCGCCCAAAGCATTCAAGCGGCGGCCGAAAAAGTGCGCGCCAGCCAACAAACGCTCGACGATCTCCGTGGCGGAACGTTTACGATCAGCAACCTGGGCGCCGTTGGCGGCCGGTATTCAACGCCGATCATCAACCATCCCGAAGTGGCGATCCTGCTCGCCGGTCGCTCGCGCAAAATGGCCGTGGTCGCCAAAGACGACCAGGTTGTAGCGCGATTGATGTTGCCGTTGAGTCTGTCTTACGACCACCGTATCGTGGACGGCGCCGCCGCCGCACGTTTTCTTAACGAAGTGATCGGCTACCTCGAATCTCCGGGCCGACTGCTGTTGTCGCCCTGAGAACCTAGCTACGAAGCTGGTTCTTTGAGCCTGCGGGAATCAAAAACCCACCATCCCATGCCGCGCCCGCCAGGACGCGACGGTCACACGCTCGCCAGCGGCCGCAGTTCGGCATTGCCGCCGATGCCAACCACCACCAAATATGTTGCGGTGAGACTGGGCTATGCTACGCCGAAACTTTGCAGCATCCGCATGAGAAAATAGGCGATCGTGCCCGACACGGGCATCGTCAGCAACCATGCCCAGGCCATGCGTTCGACCACTGTCCACCGTAGCGCGCTGAACCGCTTGACCGCACCGACCCCCATGATCGCAGCCGAGATATTGTGTGTCGTCGATACCGGGATGCCAAAGTAGGAAGCAATCCCGATGACCACGGTCGAACTCGTTTCGGCCGCGAACCCGTTCACCGGTTGCAGTCGGACCATTTTATGCCCCAGCGTTTTAATGATCCGCCACCCGCCACCCGCCGTCCCTGCGGCCATCGTTAGGGCGCAGACGACTTTGATCCACCAGGCGATCGCCAACTTGTGTCCAGGCTCGGGCGGAGCCACTTTCAGAAACGACATCCACTGCGGCAGATCGTCGAGACGCCCGCTAGCCGTGCCGGCCGCTAAGGCCAACGCGATAATCCCCATCGTCTTTTGGGCGTCGTTCGTGCCATGCATCAGGCCCATGCCTCCCGCACTAAGCATCTGGGCCTTACCGAACAGCCCATTGACCGACCGAGGCTTCCAGTTACGCAGTAGCCCGTAGAGCAGGCCCATGATGAGCATCCCCAGGATGAAACCAATGATTGGCGAGACGATCATCGGAACGATCACTTTCCAGAGCAGCCCTTTGCTCGGATACCAATGGATCCTGTCCGGCTCCGACCAAATCACCACGCTCCAATCTCCTGCGGCAGCCACCGCCGATCCCACCAGGCCGCCGACGAGCGCGTGACTCGAACTGCTCGGCAGCCCGGCACGCCAAGTGATGAGATTCCAAGTAATCGCCCCCAGCAGCGCGCAAATCAGCGCTTCTTGCGAGGCAAACTTCGGATCCACTAGCCCGGAGGCGATCGTCGACGCAACGGCCGCACCCAACAGCGCGCCAAGCAAGTTCGTGCAAGCCGCCATCACCACGGCCTGCCGCGGCGTGAGCACCTTGGTCGCTACGACCGTGGCAATCGAGTTGGCGGTGTCGTGAAAACCATTGATGTACTCGAAGGCCAGTGCGATCAGGATCACCACAAAGATCAACGTCATCGATGCTACAATTCAATTCGGAGAATCTCGGCCCGGTTACGAATTTTTCAGCACGATATGCGAAATGGCGTTGCCCGCATCACGGCAGCGGTCGATCACTTTTTCCAGCAAGTCGTACAAGTCGCGGACCATCATCGACTGCAATGGTTCATATTTCCCACCGTAGACTTCGCGCAATAAATCGAGCATTACATCGTCCGCTTCTCCCTCGATGCCCTGCAAACGGTCGTTCATTTGCTTGACCATTTCCAACGGCGGCATTTTCCGCAACAGCCGAACCATCTGCGCCAGCGTTTCAGTCGCCCGTTGCATCAACTCGATCTGGCGCGCGAAATCGACTCCCTCCATCCGCTGCGGGGCCAAATTGAACCGCTCGGCAAATTTTTCGATCGATTTGCAAATCCGGTACATCGCGTAGGACAGCGTTTCAATGTCTTCTCGCTCCAGCCCGGTGACGAAGGTATTGACCAACTCTTCGCTAATTTTGTCGGTGATATTCTTGTCTTTTCCGCGAGCCAGGGCGAACTCGTGCAGCGGGTGAGCGTGCGTACGGTCCTTCAATAGTTCGATCAGTAGTCGCGTCAGCGCGCGCGTTTCGTCGGCACTGGCCTCCAAGAGGTCGAAAAACTTGGCATCGTGGCTGAAAAATTTTTGGATCGAGAACATAGCGGACGAAAAAAGCCCCCTGGATCGCGAAATTCAAGCCGCGATTGAGAAGTGCGAATCTTCCTCGAAAGTGCGACGGATGACAAGCGGGCGGCAATTTGAACCAGGGCATTTCAGTCGTGCAAGTCACTACGTTCTCGGACTTTGAAACTTGTATTCACTGGAAAGCGGCTGTATTTTTCCATGCTGTGCCCATTGGGCAGCGTGGCCGACCCAATCGCTTTCTAACGGGGGCCGCGCCGATTCAAAGCTGCGCCCGTAGCGGCCGTGCAAAGTACAAATCAAGCTGGAAGAGGGGAATCCTTTCGAGAGATCAGCTTGAATCAAGATCGCGGCAGTCTTAAAATCGCAGGTCTCGACTGAATTTGCTGCTATTCTCAGAAAGTAAGTAATGGCTCACTGCAAGTCTTTTCTTGCTGCGCTGCTGTGCAGCTTGCCGCTGGTCAGCTTGACATGCCTTGGTTGTCATCGCGCGGCCGACAGCCAGGCGCTCGGCCACCATGACGGACCGTTGGAAAATTTTAGGACCGGCAAAGCGGAACGCGGCACCGGCGCTGCCAGCAATTCGACTGAACCGAAGCGGTTGATTATGCTCACCAATGGCGATGACCCATTCTGGGACGCCATGCGGGCCGGCATGGAAGATGCCGAGCAAGATTTGAAGTTGACAGACGCCGGCTTGAAGGTGGAACTGGATAAGAACGACAATACGCCTAAGGGTCAGATCGATAAGCTGACGCAATACGGCAACCAAACCGACATTGCCGCGGTTGCCATCTCTTCGACCGACGCGCGTAGCACTCAGATCGCCGACGCCATGAGAGCGCTGCTGCAGCAAGGCATCGAAGTGGTGACCATCGACTCGGACGTCGACCGTCGCGCCGCCCGCGACGCGAGATTCGCCTACTTGGGCACCGACAACATCATCGGTGGCCGCGAGCTGGGCAAAGCCGCCCGAGCGCTGCGGCCCAACGGCGGCAACTATGCGGCGTTCGTGGGATTGAAAAGCGCCGCCAATGCGCAAGAGCGAATCCAAGGATTTTCCGAAGGCGCTGGCGAAGCCTTACAGCAGCTCGAATATCTGGGGGACGAAATGGATCTTTCCGTCGCGGCAAAAAATGTTCGCGACGCGCTCGATCGAAATCCCAAAATCGACACCCTGGTGGGCATTTGGGCTTACAATGCTCCGGCGATTGCTTCGACGGTGAAAGAGCGCAGCATCCGCGCGAAAACCAAGGTGGTGGTGTTCGACGCGCATCCCGGCGCATTGCTGGGCATGGAGGAGGGCTTGATCGACGCGTTGGTCGTGCAAAACCCCTACGAAATGGGTTACCAGGGAGTGCGCTTGATGAAGGCGCTCGTCGAGAATGACCAAGCGACGATCGCCCATCTGTTTCCAAGCTGGAATGCCACCTCCGGTGAATTCACTCGGCCCGACGGCGATTTGCGAATCACTGGCCTAAAAGTGGTCGTTCCCGATGAGAATACGCCCTTGAAAAAGGACATGTTTGAAAGCAGCACCGAGTTTCTCAAGCTTTCGGATTTCAAACAGTGGCTCGCGAAATATAAGCTGAAAGGTTCTTGATGCGGCAGTTCCGCAGCGAGTATGGACTGCTGATCGCCATCGTCGCCGTGTTGGCGGTGACCACGATCTTCAATAGCGCCTATTTGACGAAGCCGGGGCAAAACGCCGCGGAAATCCTGCGGCAGACGTCGCTGCTGGGAATTTTCGCGCTCGGCGCCGCCATTGTGATCATTTCCGGCGGCATCGACTTGTCGTCCGGCGCCGTCATTGCCTTTAGCGGGTCGATCTGCGCGGAGATTTTTCTCGCGCTCTCGCCGCTCGACGTCCGCGGGTCGCCCGATCCATCGCAGTTGGGCGCTGGCGTCATCCTGGCGGGAATTACCGGGGCGTTGGTCGTGGGCTTTCTCATCGGCACCCTGCATGCCTGGTTGATTACGGCGATCGGGCTGCCGCCGTTCGTGGCGACCTTGGCATCGCTGGTGGGGCTGCGCAGTCTAGCCAAAGTGCTGAATCAAACCGTGACGGCGGCGCTCGGCAGTCAATCGATCAAAATCTATGTCTACGACAAAGATTTTACGCGACTCGGCGGGCTGGGAGATTTATACGGTATCGAAGTCTTCGGCATTGAACTTGGCGCATGGCTGATTCCTTGTTCGATCTTTCTGTTGCTGTCGCTTGGCTTTTGGTTCTTGATGAACCGCACCGTCGTCGGCAGGCATTTGTACGCGATGGGGGGCAACGAACAGGCTGCGCGGCTCAGCGGTATTCGCACCGAACGATTAAAATGGCTGGCCTATTGCATCGGAGCGATGACCGCTTCGCTGGCTGGTGTG
This region of Pirellulales bacterium genomic DNA includes:
- a CDS encoding Rne/Rng family ribonuclease gives rise to the protein MKQEMLINVSQPEECRIAVVEDGILEELYIERSSADNYVGNIYKGKVVNIEPSIQAAFVDFGVGRNGFLHISDVESQYFRQGGYDPDAPIERGGRGDRRDRPWRHDEPQAVGESVANGNGDLEADADDEDFDEDGPRRNRRSRPGMRPRIKPPIQDILRRGDELLVQVIKEGIGTKGPTLSTYISIPGRYLVLMPALGRVGVSRKIEDDVARRKLRDIMNELNPPRGLGFIVRTAGVDRTKKEISRDLAYLLRLWKVISRRIKKHPAPVTIYEESDMIIRTIRDMFTGEVDSIFIDEPSAYERAKEFLQIVMPRYVSRLQLYEGREPLFHKYSIETEITKIQQRKVPLKQGGSIVVDQTEALVAIDVNSGNFRAEDSAEETAYQMNLLAAKEIARQLRLRDLGGVIVNDFIDMRKERHRRNVERALREAMRRDRARTKILRTSPFGLIEMTRQRIRPSLKRSVYRECPCCTGTGVVKTAESMAIEVVRLLAFAAQREGVARVSVTVAEEVANYLHNKKRREIAHLEDQGNMNIQVYGREGAAPEHLLMECLDAGGREVKLPAAATTVSTAR
- a CDS encoding substrate-binding domain-containing protein produces the protein MAHCKSFLAALLCSLPLVSLTCLGCHRAADSQALGHHDGPLENFRTGKAERGTGAASNSTEPKRLIMLTNGDDPFWDAMRAGMEDAEQDLKLTDAGLKVELDKNDNTPKGQIDKLTQYGNQTDIAAVAISSTDARSTQIADAMRALLQQGIEVVTIDSDVDRRAARDARFAYLGTDNIIGGRELGKAARALRPNGGNYAAFVGLKSAANAQERIQGFSEGAGEALQQLEYLGDEMDLSVAAKNVRDALDRNPKIDTLVGIWAYNAPAIASTVKERSIRAKTKVVVFDAHPGALLGMEEGLIDALVVQNPYEMGYQGVRLMKALVENDQATIAHLFPSWNATSGEFTRPDGDLRITGLKVVVPDENTPLKKDMFESSTEFLKLSDFKQWLAKYKLKGS
- a CDS encoding inorganic phosphate transporter, coding for MTLIFVVILIALAFEYINGFHDTANSIATVVATKVLTPRQAVVMAACTNLLGALLGAAVASTIASGLVDPKFASQEALICALLGAITWNLITWRAGLPSSSSHALVGGLVGSAVAAAGDWSVVIWSEPDRIHWYPSKGLLWKVIVPMIVSPIIGFILGMLIMGLLYGLLRNWKPRSVNGLFGKAQMLSAGGMGLMHGTNDAQKTMGIIALALAAGTASGRLDDLPQWMSFLKVAPPEPGHKLAIAWWIKVVCALTMAAGTAGGGWRIIKTLGHKMVRLQPVNGFAAETSSTVVIGIASYFGIPVSTTHNISAAIMGVGAVKRFSALRWTVVERMAWAWLLTMPVSGTIAYFLMRMLQSFGVA
- a CDS encoding ABC transporter permease — protein: MRQFRSEYGLLIAIVAVLAVTTIFNSAYLTKPGQNAAEILRQTSLLGIFALGAAIVIISGGIDLSSGAVIAFSGSICAEIFLALSPLDVRGSPDPSQLGAGVILAGITGALVVGFLIGTLHAWLITAIGLPPFVATLASLVGLRSLAKVLNQTVTAALGSQSIKIYVYDKDFTRLGGLGDLYGIEVFGIELGAWLIPCSIFLLLSLGFWFLMNRTVVGRHLYAMGGNEQAARLSGIRTERLKWLAYCIGAMTASLAGVLYTAEVGSADPLTIGRGYELNAIAAAVVGGCGLQGGIGLIPGVMLGVLFLRVVIDSVAKLVGSGADDYEGIIVGFLVVLAVAFNELRQTSRGGKKFFPGALGYVAIVALALLAGSVGLVMSGGVAGAVAGVVSVIVLGAVKFIESRRGP
- a CDS encoding 2-oxo acid dehydrogenase subunit E2, whose translation is MPDFKLPDLGENIDSGDVVSVMVAEGDFIKTNQDVLELETEKAVIAVPSDTAGKVTKIHVAKGQTVKPGQVILSVAPAPVAAPTTVKAPAPKSTAPAAKPVPAKPAATATSKPIPQVPAAKAAEPVAATTRTPHEPPPRLQPREENGHSSSPASKPRPGETDEGSTIAALAAPAGPAVRRLARELGVDLNRVRGTSADGRITREDVINAVRQANAVASTAAGFSELAGASDVDGYGPVHRETMTKIRKTIATNMVRSVSTIPHLTNFDDADITELEDLRKDSAASYTDSGIKLTSLAFVLKAVALALKQHPTLNASLDMEAGEVIYKHYVNLGVAVDTDRGLIVPVLRGVDRMSIPQIAQSIQAAAEKVRASQQTLDDLRGGTFTISNLGAVGGRYSTPIINHPEVAILLAGRSRKMAVVAKDDQVVARLMLPLSLSYDHRIVDGAAAARFLNEVIGYLESPGRLLLSP
- a CDS encoding CBS domain-containing protein, which produces MLANATTSVLRVGCIAAKLDTTIDQLRELLEQTEIRQLPVVDDDGKIVGLVSRRDLAHAAYQAGAKSESGSRELFGQRTVAHVMSRQVMSVEGADSDEAALQAMVAHRFHSIPVTQRGQLAGSICGLDFLKKVAYGSWPGHNEPIRHRMRSPGHTIDADDTLERAFEAAEWHAQEYVVAVRKYRPLGILSRTAMRLALYLESSEPEAQRMKAMPVHQLLQSLPVLYPESTLSTAALTLLEHRARVLPVVDRSRLLLGVLSEDNILQAMAELVNA
- the rplU gene encoding 50S ribosomal protein L21 → MYAIVTDGSRQLKVEEGQVLDIDFRDVQTGETITFERVLAIGDCDSPQIGQPLVSGANVTAEVLGPTQGPKLYVQKFRRRKNSRRRTGHRQLHTQVRISKVTT
- a CDS encoding DUF47 family protein, with amino-acid sequence MFSIQKFFSHDAKFFDLLEASADETRALTRLLIELLKDRTHAHPLHEFALARGKDKNITDKISEELVNTFVTGLEREDIETLSYAMYRICKSIEKFAERFNLAPQRMEGVDFARQIELMQRATETLAQMVRLLRKMPPLEMVKQMNDRLQGIEGEADDVMLDLLREVYGGKYEPLQSMMVRDLYDLLEKVIDRCRDAGNAISHIVLKNS